A region of Necator americanus strain Aroian chromosome I, whole genome shotgun sequence DNA encodes the following proteins:
- a CDS encoding hypothetical protein (NECATOR_CHRI.G3054.T2) has protein sequence MNDCNLITQSGHERSSIIEESCPSDGRTSGTTCPSSLIHESSHLCDLRCLDEYSKFSSPPQLQPTFLFKSSFIASLQHLESSDVGVHGCLQLVQLNANVLTLEFPEIGVPW, from the exons atgaacgactgtaACCTGATCACGCAGAGTGGTCATGAACGCAGCTCGATAATTGAAGAGTCTTGTccttcggacgggagaacttCTGGAacgacatgtccgtcttcacTCA TCCACGAGAGCAGTCATCTTTGCGATTTGCGATGTCTCGACGAGTATAGCAAATTCTCCTCTCCTCCGCAACTTCAGCCAACATTTCTCTTCAAGTCCTCTTtcatcgcctctctgcaacaCCTCGAGAGCTCGGACGTCGGAGTTCATGGTTGTCTCCAGCTTGTGCAGCTCAACGCCAACGTTCTAACTCTAGAGTTTCCGGAGATAGGCGTTCCTTGGtag